From one Trueperella pyogenes genomic stretch:
- the purF gene encoding amidophosphoribosyltransferase — protein MAIEEECGVFGVFRPEAARVALDSYYALYALQHRGQESCGIVVNDDGMFAEHRDLGLVGDVFSADVLERLGTGEMATGHVRYGTTGARSRVNAQPLVVNHMKGTMALAHNGNLANAAELRRELEGRGSVFQTSTDTEVISYEIIHARLKTASIEAAIEAAMGRLVGAYSLVVMSPKKLLAVRDPHGFRPLCVGTLDDGGVVFASETCALHAVGATYLRDVEPGEIVIAERPEVADPEVPIRLRSIRTHCGTKPHSACVFEYIYFARPDSDVDGMSVHIARQRAGRFLARAHPVEADIVVGVPDSGLDAAMGFARESNIPYDTGFIKNKYIGRTFISPGQSSRERGVRIKLNPVPSVVAGKRVVLVDDSIVRGTTSKRIIGLLREAGATEVHFRVSAPPFLNPCYYGTDIDSRDNLIACRLNEEEIREEIGADSLGYLSIEDARRMAEPAKIGGFCTACFDGNYPTPVRAEVDRYTRGLSTGQPKATGRTTISQVKEARP, from the coding sequence ATGGCAATTGAAGAAGAATGCGGAGTGTTCGGGGTTTTCCGCCCCGAGGCCGCCCGCGTGGCACTCGATTCTTACTACGCGCTGTATGCGTTGCAGCATCGCGGGCAGGAGAGCTGCGGGATCGTTGTGAACGACGACGGCATGTTCGCCGAGCACCGCGATCTCGGTTTGGTGGGCGATGTATTTAGCGCCGACGTGCTCGAGCGACTCGGTACCGGCGAGATGGCCACCGGCCACGTACGCTACGGCACGACGGGCGCGCGCAGCCGGGTCAACGCCCAGCCGCTGGTGGTCAACCACATGAAGGGCACGATGGCGCTCGCCCACAACGGCAACCTCGCCAACGCCGCCGAGCTCCGCCGCGAGCTCGAGGGGCGTGGATCCGTGTTTCAGACCAGCACGGACACCGAGGTTATCTCCTACGAGATCATCCACGCCCGCCTGAAGACCGCCTCCATCGAGGCGGCGATCGAGGCCGCGATGGGGCGCCTGGTTGGCGCGTACTCGCTGGTCGTCATGTCGCCGAAAAAGCTCCTCGCCGTGCGCGACCCGCACGGCTTCCGTCCGCTGTGCGTCGGCACGCTCGACGACGGCGGGGTGGTTTTCGCCTCCGAGACGTGCGCCCTGCACGCGGTGGGGGCCACCTACCTGCGTGACGTGGAGCCCGGCGAAATCGTGATCGCCGAGCGCCCGGAGGTTGCCGATCCCGAGGTGCCGATCCGCTTGCGTTCGATCCGCACCCACTGCGGCACGAAGCCGCACTCGGCCTGCGTGTTTGAATACATCTACTTCGCCCGCCCGGATTCGGACGTGGATGGCATGAGCGTACATATCGCACGCCAGCGTGCCGGCCGTTTTCTCGCGCGGGCGCACCCCGTGGAGGCGGACATCGTCGTCGGAGTGCCGGATTCTGGGCTCGATGCCGCGATGGGCTTTGCGCGAGAGTCGAACATCCCCTATGACACGGGCTTCATAAAAAACAAGTACATTGGGCGTACCTTCATCTCGCCGGGTCAGTCTAGCCGCGAGCGCGGCGTGCGCATCAAGCTCAACCCGGTGCCGTCGGTAGTGGCGGGCAAGCGCGTGGTGTTGGTGGACGATTCGATTGTCCGCGGCACCACCTCCAAGCGCATCATCGGCCTGTTGCGCGAGGCCGGTGCCACCGAGGTCCATTTCCGTGTCTCGGCCCCGCCGTTCCTCAACCCGTGCTACTACGGTACGGACATCGATTCGCGGGATAACCTCATCGCCTGCCGTCTGAATGAGGAAGAGATCCGGGAGGAGATCGGCGCCGACTCGTTGGGATACCTCAGCATCGAGGACGCGCGCCGAATGGCTGAGCCCGCGAAGATTGGCGGCTTCTGCACCGCCTGCTTCGATGGGAATTATCCGACCCCTGTGCGTGCGGAGGTTGACCGCTACACGCGTGGGCTCTCGACCGGCCAGCCGAAGGCAACGGGCAGGACCACGATTTCTCAGGTGAAGGAGGCTCGTCCGTGA
- the purM gene encoding phosphoribosylformylglycinamidine cyclo-ligase: MTSQSYSESYAAAGVDITAGYRAVELMKCHVERTRTPGVMSGLGGFGGLFAPELAGMERPILVSGTDGVGTKLKLAFALDRHDTVGIDCVAMCVNDIVCCGARPLFFLDYIACGKNVPERIEQIVAGIAEGCVQSGAALIGGETAEMPGFYPADEYDLAGFAVGVVDEHKMVVGDAVAPDDVVLGLSSSGVHSNGFSLVRKVFAQPDSLSAVYPELGQSLGEALLTPTKIYVKPVLALAEAVAIKAISHITGGGLFENLPRALPSGLGMRIDTAAISRPLIFDLLAREGNIPARDMYNTFNMGLGMAIVVAPGDVDAALSVLAAAGEPATVIGVVTENAGIELEGVRL, encoded by the coding sequence GTGACTAGCCAGTCGTATTCGGAATCGTATGCCGCGGCGGGCGTAGATATCACCGCCGGTTATCGCGCCGTGGAACTGATGAAGTGCCATGTGGAGCGCACCCGCACTCCCGGTGTCATGTCCGGCCTGGGTGGCTTCGGGGGTCTGTTTGCCCCGGAGCTGGCAGGAATGGAACGCCCGATCCTCGTCTCTGGCACAGACGGAGTGGGGACGAAGCTCAAGCTCGCCTTCGCGCTCGACCGCCATGACACGGTGGGCATCGACTGTGTAGCCATGTGTGTCAACGACATCGTCTGCTGCGGCGCCCGCCCGCTGTTTTTCCTCGACTACATTGCCTGCGGCAAGAACGTTCCCGAGCGCATCGAGCAGATCGTCGCCGGCATCGCGGAGGGCTGCGTGCAGTCCGGCGCCGCGCTCATTGGCGGCGAGACGGCGGAGATGCCCGGCTTTTATCCTGCCGACGAGTACGACCTGGCGGGCTTCGCCGTCGGCGTCGTGGACGAGCACAAGATGGTGGTGGGCGACGCCGTCGCGCCCGATGACGTCGTGCTGGGGCTTTCCTCCTCCGGTGTTCACTCGAATGGATTCTCGCTGGTGCGCAAGGTGTTCGCACAGCCCGACTCGCTCTCGGCCGTCTACCCCGAGCTGGGCCAGAGCCTCGGCGAGGCGTTGCTGACCCCGACGAAGATCTACGTCAAGCCCGTGCTTGCGCTCGCCGAGGCAGTCGCCATCAAGGCGATCAGCCACATCACGGGCGGTGGGCTGTTCGAGAACCTGCCGCGCGCGTTGCCTTCAGGCCTGGGGATGCGCATCGACACCGCGGCGATCTCCCGCCCGCTGATCTTCGACCTCCTCGCGCGCGAGGGCAACATTCCGGCACGCGACATGTACAACACGTTCAACATGGGGCTGGGCATGGCGATCGTCGTCGCCCCCGGCGACGTCGACGCGGCTCTTTCCGTCCTCGCCGCTGCGGGGGAGCCTGCCACAGTGATCGGCGTCGTGACCGAGAACGCGGGTATCGAGCTGGAGGGCGTCCGGCTGTGA
- the purN gene encoding phosphoribosylglycinamide formyltransferase, whose product MLCSGGGTNLQALIDAERAGAFPHAQIALVGVDRDCYALERAGTAGIPTVTVTSADLLAALEGAGIDVVVLAGFLAIVPPEVTRAYAGRIINIHPSLLPAYGGHGMYGLRVHEAVLAAGETRTGATVHLVTDEVDGGDILLQREVDVEPGDTPEALQVRVMHEAEWEILPQALAELTADLAQRGKEKQ is encoded by the coding sequence GTGCTGTGCTCGGGCGGGGGCACGAACCTGCAGGCGCTCATCGATGCCGAGCGCGCCGGCGCATTCCCGCACGCGCAGATCGCGCTCGTGGGCGTGGATCGGGACTGTTACGCGCTCGAGCGGGCCGGCACGGCCGGCATTCCCACCGTCACGGTGACCAGCGCGGATCTATTGGCGGCGCTGGAGGGGGCGGGCATCGACGTCGTCGTATTGGCGGGCTTCCTCGCCATCGTGCCACCCGAGGTCACCCGCGCCTACGCCGGGCGCATCATCAACATTCACCCCTCGCTCCTGCCTGCCTACGGCGGGCATGGCATGTACGGGCTGCGCGTCCACGAGGCCGTGCTCGCGGCCGGGGAGACCCGCACTGGTGCGACCGTCCACCTGGTCACCGACGAGGTCGACGGCGGGGACATCCTACTTCAGCGCGAGGTCGACGTGGAGCCGGGGGACACGCCCGAGGCGTTGCAGGTCCGCGTCATGCACGAGGCCGAATGGGAAATTTTGCCGCAGGCCCTGGCGGAGCTGACGGCGGACCTCGCACAGCGCGGGAAGGAAAAGCAATGA
- the purD gene encoding phosphoribosylamine--glycine ligase: MKILVIGSGGREHAIVRKLAGSPRVDEIVVAPGNAGIAREDGVTCVPIGAMDIDALVAYALEEGVDYAVVTPDDPLVAGAVDAFTAAGIRSFGPTKAAAQIEGSKSFAKAFMARHGIPTAGYAVYDDEASALAHIATCDLPVVVKADGLALGKGVTVAATRDEAETAVREAMSGRFGRSGERIVIEEFLTGPEVSVLAFCDGKTIRPMVSAMDHKRLLDGDLGPNTGGMGVIAPSPLYTAEVAKRCEREIFLPTVAGLAAEGMPFTGCLYFGLMLTVDGPKVIEYNCRFGDPETQVVLPLLESDLLDIFEATSAGTLADVPVDFAQGAAACVVMSAEGYPATPRKGDPIDLPADLEQHVVAAGVAERDGQLLTNGGRVLGVCARATTLPAALDLAYERVRRISFTGAHYRTDIAHQFRQH, from the coding sequence ATGAAGATTTTGGTCATAGGATCGGGCGGACGCGAGCATGCGATCGTACGCAAGCTGGCTGGCAGCCCGCGCGTGGACGAGATTGTCGTAGCGCCGGGCAACGCTGGCATCGCGCGGGAGGACGGGGTCACCTGCGTCCCCATTGGCGCGATGGACATCGACGCGCTCGTCGCCTATGCGCTTGAGGAAGGCGTGGACTACGCCGTCGTCACTCCGGACGACCCGCTCGTGGCCGGAGCTGTGGATGCCTTTACCGCCGCAGGTATCCGCAGCTTCGGTCCTACCAAGGCCGCCGCGCAGATCGAGGGCTCGAAGTCGTTCGCCAAGGCCTTCATGGCACGCCACGGCATCCCCACCGCAGGTTACGCCGTTTACGACGACGAAGCCTCGGCCCTCGCACACATCGCCACCTGCGACCTGCCCGTCGTGGTCAAGGCCGACGGCCTGGCGCTCGGAAAGGGCGTGACTGTGGCAGCGACCCGCGACGAGGCCGAGACAGCAGTGCGTGAGGCAATGAGCGGCCGCTTTGGGCGGTCCGGAGAGCGCATCGTCATTGAAGAATTCCTCACCGGCCCGGAGGTTTCCGTTCTTGCCTTCTGCGACGGCAAGACGATCCGCCCAATGGTATCCGCGATGGATCACAAGCGCCTCCTGGACGGCGATCTCGGCCCGAATACCGGCGGCATGGGAGTCATCGCCCCCAGCCCGCTGTATACCGCCGAGGTCGCTAAGCGTTGCGAGCGCGAGATCTTCCTGCCCACCGTGGCTGGGCTTGCCGCCGAGGGCATGCCCTTTACTGGGTGTCTCTACTTTGGCCTTATGCTCACCGTCGACGGGCCTAAAGTCATCGAGTACAACTGCCGCTTCGGCGACCCCGAGACGCAGGTAGTCCTGCCACTGCTCGAATCTGACCTCCTCGACATTTTCGAAGCTACCTCCGCCGGTACGCTCGCGGACGTGCCCGTCGACTTCGCGCAGGGCGCCGCCGCCTGCGTCGTCATGTCCGCCGAGGGCTACCCCGCCACCCCGCGCAAGGGCGACCCCATTGACCTGCCCGCCGACCTCGAGCAGCACGTCGTTGCCGCCGGCGTCGCTGAGCGGGACGGCCAGCTACTGACCAACGGCGGGCGCGTACTCGGCGTCTGCGCCCGTGCCACGACCCTGCCCGCCGCCCTCGACCTCGCCTACGAACGCGTGCGGCGCATCTCCTTTACCGGAGCGCACTACCGCACCGACATCGCCCACCAGTTCCGCCAGCACTAA
- a CDS encoding phosphoribosylformylglycinamidine synthase, translating to MHRIYVEKKPAERLEAAALASELRDVLGLSIGQVRVLNRYDVDGLTDAEFAAVVPTILSEPQVDITFASLDDAGLAGHVFAVEPLPGQYDQRADSAAQCIQIQLGGQRPVVRAAKIYAIEADAAALAAIKNYVINPVEAREGTLARPESLAGETTAPDGVVNVELLGKDDAELAQLRVELGLAMSEADLAMLRDYFATEGRQPTLTEVKVVDTYWSDHCRHTTFMTVLDEVTFDNPQVEQSYQTYIDARRELWRSKPITLMDMATIGAKLLKARGKLAHVDESEEINACTIKVDAKVGGKAEPWLVLFKNETHNHPTEIEPFGGAATCIGGAIRDPLSGRGYVHGAMRLTGSGDPRTPLSETLAGKLPQRAIAQRAAAGYSSYGNQIGLATGIVDEIYHPGYVAKHMELGAVVAAAPAGQVRREAPQPGDVVLLVGGATGRDGIGGATGSSKTHTVESLTSAGAEVQKGNAPEERKLQRLFRNPEAALLIKRCNDFGAGGVAVAVGELTDGLDINLDAVPKKYEGLDGTEIAISESQERMAVVVEASDAERFIELAATENLEATVIATVSDSGRLRMYWRGEPVVDIARSFLDTNGAEQRANAEVAASGDWAATRLGHSGTFAERLAEVACDLNVASKKGLSERFDSTVGGGTVLMPFGGSLQATPIQAMAHRLPTSEETDAVSVMSWGYNPYLSEASPFHGAYLAVVESVAKLVATGASSEDVYLSFQEYFEGLGQDPARWGKPVAALLGALEAQIGLGAGAIGGKDSMSGSFNELSVPPTLVSFALAVDEAGNMVPNQFKALGNRVSLLRPRIADGGALAGLPEPESLQAVFAQVTELLRSGAVVSAYTPGRGGVAEAVMKMAAGEGFGFEFAGEVGLDSLFDYAYGAFVLEWAEGAEVAGQVLGTVSAEGFTWRGESVPSAEIFTLNASVLDDVYPRHVDQPGQIPAGLRGAPASPGAEKVCGGTRRKPKVPQGEKVRRAGGVVNALIPVFPGTNCEYDTARAVEAAGAKAHVFVVKNRSEEDIARSVEEFAGVLADSQMLIIPGGFSGGDEPDGSAKFITSFLRNEALVAGVGELLGGDGLILGICNGFQALVKLGLVPYGEIVEPRADSPTLTFNRIGRHQSGIVRVRVENNSSPWLAGVKPGEVYSVPISHGEGRFHILDADLQALIDAGQIATQYVDRAGNATMDITANPNGSVAAIEGITSPDGHVFGKMGHAERIGAGLYRNVPGRYDMQLFESAVAYLG from the coding sequence ATGCACCGCATCTACGTCGAAAAGAAGCCCGCAGAACGCCTCGAGGCCGCCGCGCTCGCCTCCGAACTACGCGACGTGCTTGGCCTGAGCATCGGCCAGGTGCGGGTGCTCAACCGCTACGACGTCGACGGCCTGACCGACGCCGAATTCGCCGCCGTCGTTCCCACGATCCTGTCCGAACCGCAGGTAGATATTACTTTTGCCTCGCTGGACGACGCCGGCCTGGCCGGTCACGTCTTCGCCGTCGAGCCGCTGCCGGGCCAGTACGACCAGCGCGCCGATTCGGCCGCCCAATGCATCCAGATCCAGCTCGGCGGCCAACGCCCGGTGGTACGGGCGGCGAAGATCTACGCCATCGAGGCCGACGCCGCCGCGCTCGCGGCCATCAAAAACTACGTCATCAACCCGGTCGAGGCACGCGAGGGCACGCTTGCACGGCCGGAAAGCCTGGCAGGCGAGACGACGGCGCCGGACGGCGTCGTGAACGTAGAACTCCTGGGGAAAGATGACGCGGAGCTTGCACAGTTGCGGGTCGAGCTGGGCCTGGCGATGAGCGAGGCGGATTTGGCGATGCTGCGCGACTACTTCGCCACCGAGGGGCGCCAGCCGACGCTGACCGAGGTCAAGGTGGTTGACACCTACTGGTCAGACCACTGCCGCCACACGACGTTCATGACCGTGCTCGACGAGGTGACGTTTGACAATCCACAGGTGGAGCAGTCCTACCAGACCTATATCGACGCGCGCCGCGAACTGTGGCGTTCCAAGCCGATCACCCTCATGGACATGGCCACAATCGGTGCAAAGCTCCTCAAGGCGCGCGGAAAGCTTGCGCACGTGGACGAGTCCGAGGAGATTAACGCCTGTACGATCAAGGTCGATGCAAAGGTTGGCGGAAAGGCCGAGCCTTGGCTGGTGCTGTTCAAGAACGAGACGCACAACCACCCCACCGAGATCGAGCCGTTCGGCGGAGCCGCCACCTGCATCGGCGGCGCGATCCGTGACCCGCTCTCCGGGCGCGGCTACGTTCACGGGGCAATGCGCCTGACCGGCAGCGGCGACCCACGCACACCCCTGTCCGAGACCCTCGCGGGCAAGCTGCCCCAACGCGCGATCGCACAGCGCGCGGCCGCCGGATACTCCTCGTACGGCAACCAGATCGGCCTGGCCACCGGCATCGTCGACGAGATCTACCATCCCGGCTACGTGGCCAAGCACATGGAACTCGGCGCCGTCGTGGCAGCCGCACCGGCGGGCCAGGTGCGTAGGGAAGCGCCCCAGCCGGGCGACGTCGTGCTGCTCGTGGGCGGGGCGACCGGACGCGACGGCATCGGCGGCGCGACGGGCTCGTCGAAGACGCACACGGTGGAGTCGCTGACTAGCGCCGGCGCGGAAGTCCAGAAGGGCAACGCGCCCGAGGAACGCAAACTCCAGCGCCTGTTCCGCAACCCCGAGGCCGCGCTCCTCATCAAGCGCTGCAACGACTTCGGCGCGGGCGGCGTGGCCGTGGCGGTGGGCGAACTCACCGACGGGCTGGATATCAACCTCGACGCCGTGCCCAAGAAGTACGAGGGGCTTGACGGGACCGAGATCGCGATCTCGGAGAGCCAGGAGCGCATGGCCGTGGTGGTCGAGGCCAGCGACGCCGAGCGCTTCATCGAGCTGGCCGCAACGGAGAATCTGGAAGCGACCGTCATCGCAACCGTGAGTGACTCTGGGCGGCTGCGCATGTATTGGCGTGGCGAGCCGGTGGTGGACATCGCCCGCTCGTTCCTCGACACGAACGGCGCCGAACAGCGCGCGAACGCCGAGGTGGCGGCGTCGGGGGATTGGGCAGCGACGCGGCTTGGGCACAGCGGCACGTTCGCCGAACGCCTAGCTGAGGTGGCTTGCGACCTCAATGTGGCCTCGAAGAAAGGACTCTCCGAACGCTTTGACTCGACCGTGGGAGGGGGAACTGTCCTCATGCCCTTCGGCGGCTCGCTGCAAGCTACCCCGATTCAGGCGATGGCCCACCGCCTCCCTACCAGCGAAGAGACCGACGCCGTGTCCGTCATGTCGTGGGGCTACAACCCCTACCTGAGCGAAGCGAGCCCCTTCCACGGCGCATATCTGGCCGTGGTGGAATCCGTGGCTAAGCTGGTGGCCACCGGCGCGAGCAGCGAGGACGTCTACCTCTCCTTCCAAGAATACTTCGAGGGCCTAGGCCAGGATCCAGCCCGCTGGGGCAAGCCCGTGGCCGCCCTGCTCGGCGCGCTGGAAGCGCAGATCGGCCTGGGCGCCGGCGCAATTGGTGGCAAGGACTCGATGTCAGGCTCGTTTAACGAGCTGAGCGTGCCGCCCACGCTCGTCTCCTTCGCACTCGCCGTGGACGAGGCTGGAAACATGGTACCCAACCAGTTCAAGGCTTTGGGCAACCGTGTCAGCCTGCTGCGCCCCCGCATCGCCGACGGCGGAGCGCTAGCTGGCCTGCCCGAACCTGAGTCCCTGCAGGCGGTGTTTGCGCAGGTGACCGAGCTGCTACGCAGCGGCGCGGTGGTGAGCGCATACACGCCCGGCCGCGGCGGCGTGGCCGAGGCTGTGATGAAGATGGCCGCCGGCGAGGGCTTTGGCTTCGAATTCGCCGGCGAGGTCGGCCTCGACTCGCTATTCGACTACGCCTACGGCGCGTTCGTGCTCGAATGGGCCGAGGGCGCCGAGGTTGCTGGCCAGGTGCTGGGCACGGTGAGCGCGGAAGGCTTCACCTGGCGCGGCGAAAGCGTGCCCAGTGCGGAGATCTTCACCCTCAATGCAAGCGTGCTCGACGACGTCTACCCCCGCCACGTAGACCAGCCAGGCCAGATTCCAGCAGGCCTACGCGGCGCCCCGGCATCGCCAGGCGCTGAGAAGGTGTGTGGCGGGACGCGCCGCAAGCCCAAGGTTCCTCAGGGGGAGAAGGTAAGGCGCGCGGGCGGCGTCGTCAATGCGCTGATCCCCGTCTTTCCCGGAACGAACTGCGAATATGACACCGCGCGGGCCGTCGAGGCTGCGGGCGCGAAGGCACACGTCTTCGTGGTAAAGAACCGTAGCGAAGAGGACATTGCGCGGTCCGTGGAGGAATTCGCGGGCGTGCTCGCGGATTCACAGATGCTTATTATTCCCGGCGGATTCTCGGGTGGTGATGAGCCGGACGGGTCGGCGAAGTTTATTACGTCGTTCCTGCGCAACGAGGCGCTCGTCGCGGGTGTGGGGGAGCTACTGGGCGGCGACGGCCTTATCCTCGGCATCTGCAACGGCTTCCAGGCGCTGGTCAAGCTGGGGCTCGTGCCCTATGGCGAGATCGTGGAGCCGCGCGCTGATTCTCCGACGCTGACTTTTAACCGGATCGGGCGCCACCAGTCGGGCATCGTGCGGGTGCGGGTGGAAAACAATTCCAGCCCGTGGCTGGCCGGGGTCAAGCCGGGGGAGGTGTACTCGGTGCCGATCTCGCACGGTGAGGGACGCTTCCACATCTTAGACGCCGACCTGCAGGCGCTGATTGACGCAGGGCAGATCGCCACGCAGTACGTGGATCGTGCAGGCAATGCGACGATGGACATCACGGCTAACCCGAACGGCTCAGTTGCCGCGATCGAGGGCATCACCTCGCCTGACGGGCACGTATTTGGCAAGATGGGCCACGCCGAGCGCATCGGTGCAGGCCTCTACCGCAACGTGCCGGGCCGCTACGATATGCAGTTATTCGAGTCCGCGGTGGCGTACCTCGGCTAG
- a CDS encoding FtsX-like permease family protein produces the protein MEDDVSLSRLSILRSLFDRNRWGFLLTSILSLLLNSVIWNAVLAARHSRVISGDFQKAANINALLEVTFQFNLIFAVIAAAISAMLLVSALSARYSSRKYTVRILRLAGLSFNDLLVSHVVESLVFGIVATFAALLMFFPAVWVYGQMLRTAGLVPKEITIHANLMSSLLVCVAMIALIVGTTVAKTVSVHGTKEQSVQDRRNHKIKFLVGIIVAVALGIPLVIPNSPIPTDTRMVLIIPWSCLILLVYGVRILREICILLQRPLRKTGRFPRLGLALARLAQSMSSRMNPVIPLTIVMAFMVPLSAVMATGRSVSIVEIYSSVHAQSIATTTSLKNVEELASTSKTVSRTLLVGTSNDLYRTEDPYGATQPTVGLFNLHKTSNIFPSFKVRAGSIDSLDATHVATSNSGLNVGDELSFYMADGRQCTLTIAATLSAPSLLKFDVIGMAENPPCGGMSVRKTTAYSLLGIHGLEEQLGNTEWDIVTIDEWIKTGILQTERNQRSALIIMFLIPMVMALFVTGTSIGAYREMIRRSSVVLFSVGGSSKDFRVISLYEMIIGCVASLLLLGFAIGLSMSIVVPFAQESGIGLSLDRIVAGGFLMVTLSIIAIIYLVGGEYSLRTARRWRNGKTS, from the coding sequence ATGGAAGATGACGTATCTCTTTCTAGGCTCTCTATACTTCGATCGCTGTTCGATAGGAATCGATGGGGCTTCTTGCTGACGAGCATTCTCAGCTTATTATTGAATAGTGTCATTTGGAATGCAGTTTTAGCAGCACGGCACTCCAGAGTTATTTCTGGAGATTTTCAGAAAGCAGCGAATATAAACGCGCTTCTTGAAGTCACCTTCCAATTCAATTTAATTTTTGCGGTTATTGCGGCTGCGATTAGTGCGATGTTACTCGTATCTGCACTAAGTGCACGGTATTCCTCACGTAAATATACCGTGAGAATACTCCGTTTGGCTGGATTATCCTTTAATGATCTTTTAGTTTCTCACGTTGTTGAATCTCTTGTTTTTGGCATAGTAGCTACTTTTGCTGCTCTACTAATGTTTTTCCCTGCAGTATGGGTATACGGGCAAATGCTGAGGACAGCCGGGCTAGTACCGAAAGAGATTACGATTCACGCTAACCTGATGTCTAGCCTTCTTGTTTGCGTGGCGATGATTGCGCTCATTGTTGGCACGACTGTAGCTAAAACGGTATCGGTGCATGGGACTAAAGAGCAATCAGTACAAGATAGAAGAAACCACAAGATTAAATTCTTGGTAGGAATTATCGTTGCAGTTGCTCTCGGGATTCCGCTTGTAATACCTAATTCTCCTATTCCGACCGATACGCGAATGGTGCTTATAATCCCCTGGTCCTGTTTGATCCTGCTGGTATACGGCGTGCGTATCCTTAGAGAGATTTGTATTTTATTGCAACGCCCGCTGCGTAAGACGGGGAGATTTCCCCGTCTTGGGTTAGCGTTAGCACGGCTTGCTCAAAGCATGTCCTCGAGGATGAATCCTGTAATTCCACTAACCATTGTTATGGCTTTCATGGTTCCGTTATCTGCCGTCATGGCCACAGGCAGGAGTGTCTCTATAGTTGAAATCTATAGTTCAGTTCATGCGCAATCGATAGCTACTACCACGTCCCTTAAAAACGTCGAGGAACTGGCGTCAACAAGCAAAACTGTTTCGAGAACTCTTCTTGTGGGTACCTCTAATGATTTATATAGGACGGAAGATCCCTACGGAGCGACTCAACCTACAGTGGGTTTGTTTAATTTGCATAAGACCTCAAATATTTTTCCATCCTTCAAAGTACGAGCCGGCAGTATTGATTCATTGGATGCCACCCATGTTGCCACAAGTAATAGTGGTCTTAATGTAGGTGATGAATTGAGCTTTTATATGGCAGATGGCCGTCAATGCACGCTAACGATTGCCGCGACTCTTAGTGCACCTTCTCTCCTTAAATTTGATGTCATTGGGATGGCCGAAAACCCGCCTTGTGGAGGGATGAGCGTCAGGAAAACGACAGCATACTCGTTACTTGGTATCCACGGTTTAGAAGAACAGCTTGGGAATACTGAATGGGACATTGTAACAATTGATGAATGGATCAAAACTGGGATTTTGCAGACCGAACGTAATCAACGGTCAGCTTTAATAATTATGTTTTTGATTCCAATGGTTATGGCTCTTTTCGTTACTGGAACCTCTATTGGTGCGTACCGAGAGATGATTCGACGGTCGAGTGTGGTTTTGTTTTCCGTTGGTGGATCCTCGAAAGATTTTCGAGTAATCAGTCTCTATGAAATGATTATCGGCTGTGTCGCTTCGTTGCTGCTGTTGGGATTTGCTATCGGTCTTAGCATGTCGATTGTGGTGCCGTTTGCCCAAGAATCAGGAATTGGGCTGTCATTAGATCGTATAGTTGCTGGAGGGTTTCTAATGGTGACTCTAAGTATCATCGCCATTATCTATCTTGTCGGTGGGGAGTACTCTTTGCGAACGGCTCGAAGGTGGCGTAATGGCAAGACCAGTTGA
- a CDS encoding ABC transporter ATP-binding protein: MTVDNKSVLRAISISKSFRTGSSRRKQRVLSDMSLVLSSGEWVALMGASGSGKTTFLNCASGIIHPDEGDVYIADANITTMGDKEKAILRRKNLAYVFQDYNLIDEITVEQNIALPLALDGSANIAARVGQAIDKIGIGGLRGKPVSFLSGGEKQRVALARAVAQEPTVLFADEPTGALDSISSEEILDIFRQLKLSGMSILMVTHDIHAASKADRVVLLRDGKICGSLTAPTESQIFELVQSR, translated from the coding sequence ATGACTGTTGACAATAAAAGCGTCCTCCGCGCTATAAGTATTTCCAAGTCATTCAGAACCGGTAGTTCACGCCGGAAACAAAGAGTTTTAAGTGACATGTCACTGGTTCTTAGTTCCGGAGAGTGGGTTGCGCTTATGGGAGCCTCAGGTTCAGGGAAAACCACTTTTCTTAACTGCGCCTCCGGGATCATCCATCCAGATGAGGGAGATGTATATATTGCCGACGCAAATATTACAACTATGGGCGATAAAGAAAAGGCAATACTTAGACGAAAGAACTTAGCCTATGTTTTCCAAGACTACAATTTGATAGATGAGATTACGGTTGAACAAAATATCGCATTGCCTCTAGCTCTCGATGGAAGTGCAAATATCGCAGCCCGCGTAGGGCAGGCGATAGATAAAATTGGTATCGGAGGTCTAAGAGGGAAGCCGGTAAGTTTTCTTTCTGGTGGTGAAAAGCAACGTGTGGCGTTAGCTCGTGCTGTAGCCCAGGAACCCACAGTTTTATTTGCTGATGAGCCTACTGGGGCTTTGGATAGCATTAGTTCTGAGGAAATATTGGATATATTTCGGCAACTGAAATTATCCGGCATGTCAATTTTGATGGTTACGCACGATATACATGCCGCTTCAAAAGCGGATCGGGTTGTTCTTCTACGAGATGGAAAAATCTGCGGAAGTCTGACAGCACCCACCGAGTCACAGATCTTCGAACTTGTGCAAAGCAGGTAG